From a single Pleurodeles waltl isolate 20211129_DDA chromosome 8, aPleWal1.hap1.20221129, whole genome shotgun sequence genomic region:
- the LOC138249162 gene encoding histone H2A-like, with amino-acid sequence MSGRGKKAVKSKAGPKTRSSRAGLQFPVGRIHRLLRKGNYAERVGSGAPVYLAAVLEYLTAEVLELAGNAARDNKKSRIVPRHLQLAVRNDEELNKLFSGVTIAEGGVLPNIQTQLLPKKTPKGTSESKDVQSLEF; translated from the coding sequence atgtctggaCGTGGCAAAAAAGCTGTGAAGTCGAAGGCTGGCCCCAAGACTAGATCCTCCAGGGCTGGTCTGCAGTTTCCAGTTGGCCGCATCCACAGGCTTTTGAGGAAAGGTAACTATGCAGAGCGGGTTGGCTCTGGTGCTCCAGTTTACCTCGCTGCTGTACTGGAATACCTCACTGCAGAAGTGCTGGAGCTGGCTGGAAATGCTGCCCGGGACAACAAAAAATCCAGGATTGTTCCTCGACATCTGCAGCTGGCGGTCAGGAATGACGAGGAATTGAACAAACTGTTTTCTGGTGTGACCATTGCAGAAGGCGGTGTGCTACCAAACATACAAACCCAGCTTCTACCCAAGAAGACACCCAAGGGAACTTCAGAATCGAAAGATGTTCAGTCTCTAGAATTTTAG